Proteins from a single region of Lampris incognitus isolate fLamInc1 chromosome 16, fLamInc1.hap2, whole genome shotgun sequence:
- the fabp7a gene encoding fatty acid binding protein 7, brain, a: MVEAFCATWKLVDSENFDDYMKALGVGFATRQVGNVTKPTVVISQDGDKVVVKTLSTFRNTETSSKLGEEFDETTADDRNVKSTLTVEGDTLVHVQKWDGKETKFVREIKDGKMVMTLTFEGVQAVRTYEKA; the protein is encoded by the exons ATGGTTGAGGCATTCTGCGCAACATGGAAACTTGTGGACAGTGAGAACTTCGATGACTACATGAAGGCGCTGG GTGTTGGTTTTGCCACAAGGCAAGTGGGTAATGTCACCAAGCCAACGGTGGTGATCAGTCAGGATGGGGACAAAGTGGTGGTGAAAACCCTGAGCACCTTCAGGAACACAGAGACCTCCTCCAAACTGGGAGAGGAGTTTGATGAGACCACAGCTGATGACCGAAACGTCAAA TCTACCCTTACCGTGGAAGGAGACACACTTGTGCATGTGCAGAAGTGGGACGGCAAAGAAACCAAATTTGTCAGAGAAATCAAGGATGGGAAGATGGTGATG ACTCTGACTTTTGAGGGCGTGCAGGCCGTCCGCACATACGAGAAGGCCTAA